CTCCACCCCCGTCTTCCAGGCAAGCAGGAGCAGCATTACGCCGGAGCCGGTGCCGAGGTCCACGACCGTGTCTTTTTCTCCCGGTTGGGGCAGGAACTCCGCGAGGAGGAACGAATCCTCCGTTACGCGATAACCGGCCTTCTTCTGAATAAAGGTGTAGGGGCCGAGCGGCTCCAGCGTCTCGTCGGCTGCGGGTCGTACGGCCATCTCTTCGCTCTCAGTCCAGGGGGTTAATGACGAGGCCGGAGAGGAGTTTCGGATAGAAGTAGGTGGACTTCTGCGGCATAAGAAGCCCCGCCTCCGAGACCTCTCTTATCTCCCCCACCTTCGTAGGGTTCATTATGAAGGCAAGCTGGTTGGCGTCCTCTGTTGCGGCCTCCAGGGCGTCGCCCGTGTCCTTTACGTAGCGGATATTCGTCTGCGCCTCCTGCGCCTCACGGGTTATGCCGAGGATTTTGTCCAGTATCAGGGAGTGGAGGACCGTCACGTCCAGGGACTTATAGACCTCCGGTATGGCGTCGCCGAAGAGCTCGTCCATTATCCCCGTCTTATCGAGCGTCAGGAGGTGGTACCTGTCTTCACCCTTTATCCGGAGGCCGAAGCGGGCTTGTCCCCCCTCTCCCCCCTCCCCGAGCTTCTTTAAGAGCTCATCCCTTGCGGCGGCTTCACTGCCTTCGTCAAACGGGAGTTCCTCTATATCGAAGTACTCCCCGCACTTTTTGAGGAAGCCTGTCGGCTCGAACCCCCCCAGGCTGTGCACGACCCTGTGGGTGGGGAATACGGAGAGCCCCTCCTCGTCCATATTCGAAAAGTACGTCATCACGTAGTCGAAGGGCTCCTCCCCCTCCTCCCCACCATCCCCGCTACCCTCCCTCATCATATTCCTGTAGTTAAGGGCCGTCTCGTAGCGGTGATGTCCGTCCGCTATGAAGAGCGCCTTCTTCCGCATCGCGGCACAGACGCCGTCTATAACGTCCGGGGCGCTTATCCTCCAGAGCCGGTTCTCCGTACCGTCGTCGTCTGCCACCTCTATCATGGGCGAGCCTATCATAGGCTTGCCTATCATAGGCTCGCCGTCCGCGCCGCCTTCCAGGAGTCCGTTTACCCGAAGCTCCGGGTCCGAGTAAAGGGTGAATATGCAGCTAAAGTTCGCCCTGCATGCCTTCATGAGGTTAAGCCTGTCGGCCTTTGGGCCGGAGAGCGTCCTTTCGTGGGCGTGTATCGACCCCTTGCCCGGCTCTTCGATCCTCGAAAGTGCGATAAAGCCCTTCCTCTCTCTCCTCCCCCCCCTCCCCCCGCTCCCCCCGCCGGGCAGGCCGTAGGTCTGGGTGTAGTAGTATATGGCGGGGGTCTCGTCCCTCCCGAGCACCCCCTCCTCCGTCCATTTATACAGCTCGGCGGCGGCCCTGGAGTACCGGTCGCTGCCCGTGACGTCGGTGGGGGTTGTCTTTCCGAGTATGAGCCTTACTATATTATTGGGGTGTCTGCGGTAGAGTATCTCCTGCCTTTCAGGAGATATGACGTCATAAGGCGGGGCCATCACCGCCTTAAGTTCCCCCACCTTCTCCGGGTGGTATAGAAGTCCCCTGAACGGTCTAATGTTCGCCATAAGAAAACGCCTTCCTTCGGGTTTAGTAATAGAGATCCCGGTGCCCCGTAAATTTACTACCTGCGGCCCGGTATTGTCAACGGAAAACCGTCTGTCCTGAAAAGACCGACAGATTACAAAGAAGGCCGGACGGGTTTTAACTCGTCCGGCCTTCTTTAATGATCCGCCCCGCTTCGCCGAGTTCAGGCCCGGGAGGGCCTGGGCGAAGTCACGCCCGTTGCCGGGGCGGCAACCACGCGCTTATACTCATCGAGGACCCGAAGCTCGAGCTTCTCCCTCGTTTCCCTGTCAAGGGGATGGACGAGGTCCCTGTAGCTGCCGTCCTTCATCCTCTTCGCCGGCATGGCTACGAAGAGCCCGGCTCCCCCCTTTATGACCTTCACATCCCGTATGATGAAGCAGTCGTCCACTTTGAGGGTTACAAAGGCCTTAAGTTTCTCGTCGCCAGCCACCGGCAGAATACTTATCTCAGTGATGTTCATGGTCGACCTCCTTGGTTTGCCTTTC
The nucleotide sequence above comes from Thermodesulfobacteriota bacterium. Encoded proteins:
- a CDS encoding DUF1015 domain-containing protein, whose product is MANIRPFRGLLYHPEKVGELKAVMAPPYDVISPERQEILYRRHPNNIVRLILGKTTPTDVTGSDRYSRAAAELYKWTEEGVLGRDETPAIYYYTQTYGLPGGGSGGRGGRRERKGFIALSRIEEPGKGSIHAHERTLSGPKADRLNLMKACRANFSCIFTLYSDPELRVNGLLEGGADGEPMIGKPMIGSPMIEVADDDGTENRLWRISAPDVIDGVCAAMRKKALFIADGHHRYETALNYRNMMREGSGDGGEEGEEPFDYVMTYFSNMDEEGLSVFPTHRVVHSLGGFEPTGFLKKCGEYFDIEELPFDEGSEAAARDELLKKLGEGGEGGQARFGLRIKGEDRYHLLTLDKTGIMDELFGDAIPEVYKSLDVTVLHSLILDKILGITREAQEAQTNIRYVKDTGDALEAATEDANQLAFIMNPTKVGEIREVSEAGLLMPQKSTYFYPKLLSGLVINPLD
- a CDS encoding SpoVG family protein — encoded protein: MNITEISILPVAGDEKLKAFVTLKVDDCFIIRDVKVIKGGAGLFVAMPAKRMKDGSYRDLVHPLDRETREKLELRVLDEYKRVVAAPATGVTSPRPSRA